GCAGGGACTGCGCGGCCGCCACGGTCACGACGCCGCGCATGCCCGCCCACACCAGCAGGACGCCTTCGCGCGGGCCGAGCGGCTTGGCGGCGAGGTAGTCGATGTCGGCCACGCGCCGCACCAGGCTGGTGCGCATGCGCTGCACGCGCGCCACCGGGACGTCGCGGGTCAGCGGGGGGAAGCCTCGGGGCCGCTCGGCGTCCTCCTCGCCGGGCCGCGCGAACGGGGCCCCGCCGCGCCCGAAGGTCACGACGCCGTCGGGCTCGGTGTCGACCAGGTGGGCGTCGATGCGCTCGGTGGCCTGGGCCAGCAGGCCGCGCGCCGCCTGCGCCCGCCGTGCTTTGCGCGCGAGCGAACGCAGCAGCGGGGCGACGTAGGCGGCCCGCACGACCAGCACGACGACGGCGCCCAGCGCCGCGAGCCCTGCACCCAGCCACAGGCTGCCGTGGTCCGCGCGCACGTCCTCGACGATGGCGAACAGCTCGAGGCCCACGAGCAGGAAGACGGCGCCTTCGAGCAGGATCTCGACCGTCTGCCAGTTGGAGCTCTCGAACTGGCGGTCCTGCGGGCCCAGGTACTTGGCGGCGCCGTAGCCGGTCACCAGGCCCGCGGTGACGACGGCGACCAGACCCGACGCGCCGAGGTGCTCGGCGGGAATGAACGCGGCGAACGGCACCGCGAACGACAGCGCCGTGGACAGCGCGGCGCTGCCGATCCGTCGTCGGGCCTCCAGACCCAGCCGCCCGACGACGGCGCCGCACAGCACGGCACCTGCGACCGCCCAGGCGAAGTCGCCCACGACCTCGCCGAAGGACACCGACGCCGCCGTGGCCGCGACGGCCGACCGCAGCAGCACCAGCGCTGAGGCGTCGTTGAGCAGCCCTTCGCCCTCGAGCACCGTGACCACGCGTGGTGGTGCGCCGAGCTTTTTCACGATCGACGTCGCGACGGCGTCGGTGGGACTGAGGATCGCACCGAGCGCGATACCGCCCGCGAGCCCGAGCCCGGGCAGCAGGGCCTGGAACACGAAGCCCAGCAGCACCGACGTCACCACCACGAGCGCGACGGACAGGCCGCCGATCGTCGCCAGGTCACGTTTGAAGTCCATGGTCGGCAGGGACACCGCCGCCGAGTACAGCAGGGGTGGCAGCACGCCGGCGAGGATCCACTCGGGTTCGAGCTCGATCGCCGGGACGAACGGCAGCAGGCTGATGCCGACGCCGACGAGGACGAGGATCAGCGGTGCGGAGACGCCGGTCCGGGGTGCCAGGGCCATCACCGCGATGATGGTCACTACCGCAAGCACAGCCACGAGC
The Xylanimonas cellulosilytica DSM 15894 DNA segment above includes these coding regions:
- a CDS encoding cation:proton antiporter → MDPLLVAVLAVVTIIAVMALAPRTGVSAPLILVLVGVGISLLPFVPAIELEPEWILAGVLPPLLYSAAVSLPTMDFKRDLATIGGLSVALVVVTSVLLGFVFQALLPGLGLAGGIALGAILSPTDAVATSIVKKLGAPPRVVTVLEGEGLLNDASALVLLRSAVAATAASVSFGEVVGDFAWAVAGAVLCGAVVGRLGLEARRRIGSAALSTALSFAVPFAAFIPAEHLGASGLVAVVTAGLVTGYGAAKYLGPQDRQFESSNWQTVEILLEGAVFLLVGLELFAIVEDVRADHGSLWLGAGLAALGAVVVLVVRAAYVAPLLRSLARKARRAQAARGLLAQATERIDAHLVDTEPDGVVTFGRGGAPFARPGEEDAERPRGFPPLTRDVPVARVQRMRTSLVRRVADIDYLAAKPLGPREGVLLVWAGMRGVVTVAAAQSLPQDFPHRSFVLLVAFGVATGTLLVQGGTLPWVVRRLGLAGQGGVSLEEVLELRRVVEAAGRELLDDEALTRPDGTPYDGDTMRRVRSDVVREQASDVVDVQETAARTKAYKELRLRVIEAQRTRLLAARADGVYDSHQLERALAVLDAEQIMVEMKKRG